From the Halorhabdus utahensis DSM 12940 genome, one window contains:
- a CDS encoding PKD domain-containing protein, whose translation MTDNNTQSTTQADRQQTTTDRESGRSGDASSSDGLESPARRDVLKAIGSGALIGVLGTGSASADPATFGDGVNLQPSYFCDGDQALGWDLMNDHPDIETVRIEIEPFSFDEVATTVEDAKRWIDEAAANGKNVIATYHHYPDNGSAEASALQDAADFWVEHYETLAADTDFTVNLMNEWGNHDVTAEEYASAYNDAISTVRSGTSYDGPIVCDAPGWGQGTYRLADAVESIDHDDLILSAHVYPSAWNATTGQNLVPEDLDVLDETGYPCMIGEFGNYADSTGADWSAIIDYAKELGWPVIGWAWNGDGSDDPMNMANPYWGDDCGAESYTASEYFDVVYDKLGDSAGGGGGSDDGDDGTDDGGDGTDDGGDTGEGSDGQDDGDGGTTVDLLAEIRPSTTDAGVGERLTFSVTDTSGTDRWIDALSWDFDDGDTASGWWAEHTYDSAGTYTVSLTATDNEGDSTTHQVDIVVGGDDGADDGGGGESDGDDSESSDESGSGGSSDDQAGEDGGDSTGDVLAEITPSTTDAAVGERLTFSVTDTSGNSRWIESLSWDFDDGDTATGWWTEHTYDATGTYTVALTATDNEGESTTHEVTITVS comes from the coding sequence ATGACAGACAACAACACGCAATCGACGACACAGGCGGATAGACAGCAAACCACGACGGATCGGGAGTCTGGACGGTCAGGGGACGCCTCGTCTTCGGATGGGCTCGAGTCTCCGGCCCGACGGGACGTGCTGAAGGCCATCGGTAGCGGGGCGTTGATTGGTGTCCTCGGGACCGGTAGCGCCAGCGCCGATCCGGCCACGTTCGGCGATGGGGTGAACCTCCAGCCGTCGTACTTCTGTGATGGCGATCAGGCGCTGGGCTGGGATCTGATGAACGATCACCCGGACATCGAGACGGTCCGCATCGAGATCGAGCCCTTCTCGTTCGACGAGGTCGCGACGACCGTCGAGGACGCCAAGCGCTGGATCGACGAGGCCGCAGCCAACGGCAAGAACGTCATCGCGACCTATCATCACTACCCGGACAACGGGTCCGCCGAGGCCTCAGCGCTCCAGGATGCCGCGGATTTCTGGGTCGAACACTACGAGACGCTCGCTGCGGACACCGACTTCACCGTCAACCTGATGAACGAGTGGGGAAACCACGACGTCACGGCAGAGGAGTACGCATCGGCGTACAACGACGCCATCAGCACGGTCCGGTCGGGCACTAGTTACGACGGCCCGATCGTCTGTGACGCTCCCGGCTGGGGCCAGGGAACGTATCGACTGGCCGACGCTGTCGAGTCCATCGACCACGACGACCTGATCCTCTCGGCGCACGTCTACCCCAGCGCCTGGAACGCGACAACGGGTCAGAACCTTGTTCCCGAGGATCTCGACGTGCTGGACGAGACGGGGTATCCGTGCATGATCGGCGAGTTCGGCAACTACGCCGACTCGACCGGGGCGGACTGGTCGGCTATCATCGACTACGCGAAAGAACTCGGCTGGCCGGTGATCGGCTGGGCCTGGAACGGCGATGGGTCGGACGATCCCATGAACATGGCCAACCCCTACTGGGGTGACGACTGTGGTGCCGAGTCCTACACAGCGAGTGAGTACTTCGACGTCGTCTACGACAAACTGGGTGACAGTGCCGGCGGTGGTGGCGGTAGTGACGACGGTGACGACGGAACAGACGACGGTGGCGACGGAACAGACGACGGTGGCGATACAGGCGAGGGAAGTGACGGACAGGACGATGGCGACGGTGGGACGACAGTCGACCTGCTCGCGGAGATACGTCCGAGCACCACCGACGCCGGTGTCGGCGAGCGGCTGACCTTCTCGGTCACGGACACCTCCGGTACCGATCGCTGGATCGACGCCCTGTCGTGGGACTTCGACGACGGAGACACCGCGAGTGGCTGGTGGGCCGAACACACGTACGATTCGGCCGGCACCTACACGGTCTCGCTGACGGCGACCGACAACGAGGGCGACTCCACCACCCACCAGGTTGACATCGTCGTCGGCGGTGATGATGGCGCAGACGACGGTGGCGGCGGTGAATCAGATGGCGACGACAGCGAAAGCAGTGATGAGAGCGGTAGCGGGGGCAGCAGTGACGACCAGGCCGGTGAGGACGGTGGCGACTCGACCGGTGATGTGCTCGCGGAGATAACTCCGAGCACGACCGACGCCGCTGTCGGCGAGCGGCTGACCTTCTCGGTGACGGATACGTCCGGCAACAGCCGATGGATCGAGTCGCTGTCGTGGGATTTCGACGACGGGGACACGGCGACCGGCTGGTGGACCGAGCACACCTACGACGCGACGGGGACGTACACGGTTGCGCTGACTGCGACCGACAACGAGGGGGAATCGACCACCCACGAGGTGACGATCACGGTTTCGTGA
- a CDS encoding cellulase family glycosylhydrolase → MTKDRSTERTETDESTTERDEFTQEGPETYRAGISRRSFLQTTAAAGLVGLGVGSGAVGSAAAAGIPTPWLEVDGNLLRDPDGNKVILRGVNVIDPARAAKEWRKNIEPLIELATDPGEGWHAHVIRLPMQPQDIGDHGPGTAAPTPGFTQDELQNYLAEYVDPAVDAAEDVGAYIMLDYHRHYPEGPDWDSPELDEEIRLFWNEVAPRYSDRSHVIYELYNEPNTPYPGAGDPTDDVGVTDARAEENYLYWRETAQPWVDLIREHASRNLIVIGSPRWSQFTYWAGEHEFEGDNLAYAGHVYAHENLRPLSTYFGEPSEEVPVFMSEFGYGTEGSPYLVGTNEVEGQQFLDLFDAHDIHWQAWCFDHTWSPGMLNRDYEVDSPHGRLFKERLREKRNDDLPASAGGGDETPPSAPSNLAVTETGSESVGLAWDAASDSGDSGLATYAVYLDGALDHRVTAGTTATEVSGLLPETTYEFAVSAVDGAGNESDRSGVVTATTDPPASERLVLNDFDGDPAWADSRNELGNWCGAGSFANDDGEVVDGALVLEYDGGWLQSYVRQDVSSFSTLNLQVRGADGGEESAFAVELGGGGGVLAEITDDTIGTSFSTVSIDMAAAGMDGASPGAVYLDFWSGDGTSGTIEIDEIWFE, encoded by the coding sequence ATGACGAAAGACCGTTCGACGGAACGAACCGAAACTGACGAATCGACGACTGAACGAGACGAATTCACGCAGGAGGGCCCCGAGACGTATCGGGCAGGGATATCCAGACGGTCGTTTCTGCAGACGACCGCGGCTGCGGGACTGGTCGGCCTGGGCGTCGGGAGTGGCGCTGTCGGCTCAGCGGCTGCAGCCGGTATTCCAACGCCGTGGCTCGAAGTCGATGGCAATCTCCTGCGGGATCCCGACGGCAACAAGGTGATCCTGCGGGGTGTGAACGTTATCGACCCCGCGCGGGCGGCCAAGGAGTGGCGCAAGAACATCGAGCCGCTGATCGAGTTGGCGACCGATCCGGGCGAGGGCTGGCACGCCCACGTCATCCGGCTCCCGATGCAGCCTCAGGACATCGGCGATCATGGTCCGGGGACGGCGGCCCCGACGCCGGGATTCACGCAGGACGAACTCCAGAATTATCTCGCGGAGTACGTCGATCCGGCGGTCGACGCGGCCGAGGACGTCGGCGCGTACATCATGCTGGATTACCATCGCCACTATCCGGAGGGGCCCGACTGGGACTCGCCGGAACTCGACGAGGAGATCCGGTTGTTCTGGAACGAGGTCGCCCCGCGCTACAGCGATCGTTCCCACGTCATCTACGAACTGTACAACGAACCGAACACGCCGTATCCGGGGGCCGGCGATCCGACCGACGACGTTGGCGTCACGGACGCTCGTGCCGAGGAGAACTACCTCTACTGGCGCGAGACGGCCCAGCCGTGGGTCGATCTCATTCGGGAGCACGCGTCCCGGAACCTGATCGTCATCGGGTCGCCGCGCTGGAGCCAGTTCACCTACTGGGCGGGCGAACACGAGTTCGAGGGCGACAATCTCGCGTATGCGGGCCACGTCTACGCCCACGAGAACCTCCGGCCGCTATCGACGTACTTCGGCGAGCCCTCAGAGGAGGTTCCGGTGTTCATGAGCGAGTTCGGGTACGGGACCGAGGGCTCGCCCTACCTCGTCGGGACCAACGAAGTCGAGGGCCAGCAGTTCCTCGACCTCTTCGACGCCCACGACATCCACTGGCAGGCCTGGTGTTTCGACCACACGTGGTCGCCCGGCATGTTGAATCGGGATTACGAGGTCGACAGTCCCCACGGTCGGCTGTTCAAGGAGCGACTTCGCGAGAAGCGCAACGACGACCTGCCGGCGAGCGCCGGCGGTGGCGACGAGACGCCGCCCTCGGCCCCGTCGAACCTCGCCGTGACCGAGACGGGCAGCGAGAGTGTCGGTCTGGCGTGGGACGCCGCGAGTGATTCCGGCGACTCCGGCCTCGCCACTTATGCCGTCTACCTCGACGGCGCGCTGGATCATCGGGTCACTGCCGGGACGACCGCTACAGAAGTCAGCGGCCTGCTGCCGGAGACGACCTACGAGTTCGCCGTCAGTGCCGTCGACGGCGCGGGCAACGAGTCCGACAGGAGCGGGGTCGTCACCGCCACCACCGATCCGCCGGCCAGCGAGCGCCTGGTCCTCAACGACTTCGACGGCGACCCGGCGTGGGCTGACAGTCGCAACGAACTCGGGAACTGGTGCGGTGCCGGTTCCTTCGCAAACGACGACGGCGAGGTCGTGGACGGCGCACTCGTCCTCGAATACGACGGCGGCTGGCTGCAGTCGTACGTTCGCCAGGATGTCTCGTCGTTTTCGACGCTGAATCTGCAGGTTCGCGGTGCCGACGGTGGCGAGGAGTCGGCCTTCGCGGTGGAACTCGGCGGCGGGGGCGGCGTGCTCGCCGAAATCACCGACGACACGATCGGCACGTCGTTCTCGACAGTATCGATCGACATGGCCGCCGCCGGGATGGACGGGGCGAGTCCCGGCGCGGTATATCTCGACTTCTGGTCGGGTGACGGAACGAGTGGAACGATCGAGATCGACGAAATCTGGTTCGAATAG
- a CDS encoding fibronectin type III domain-containing protein, which produces MTHNNPDDDSTARRTTESTESPSTAGIASASRRDFLKAAAAGGAIATGFGGGLVGSAAADVIPTPPLHVDGNLIKDPDGATVNLRGVNMADPKRINVTAPARGKTATDVVDLLTNTDDDWHSRVIRIPVQPVDIGEHEPGEGPPPVAFDEGQLETYLEEHLDPVIERCLQRGAYAIIDYHRHRDVQWNDDTLGEEVEMFWDTVAPRYADQPHVMYELYNEPTEPGMWGDPTQSQNWADVWRDWKATAQPWVDTIREHAPDNLILIGSPSWSQSPEGALVEPFDGENLAYTFHIYPGHNSSQQNDWEDATNNGEGVAGVYEEYPLFVTEWGWEENGGQYIGGTTSGYGEPFLEFLEKSDAIHWTAWCADPVWRPVMFDRAFTEESFEDNIGNPYAEDVPEDCADLPCDWTLLGGDSYMGETVKNALIDYQDANPPTVPYDEQPPTTPSNLTAENVTETTVELSWDGSTDQGEAGLSHYNVTVDGQKITQVPEATTATTVEGLESDTTVTIGVSAVDRARNESETVTVEVTTDAFEDSTPPSVPANLTSPENTWQSVAISWDDSTDEGDAETAGLDGYVVYVDGELEREVAAETTQVQIGGLDSDTTYEFGVSAVDRADNESDIATIDVTTDLARAGPNDLLINDYDGDPAWPDSNDLGNWVGTGGFESAEVVDGRLEIDYNASGWYGTGVSQDITDYPTLRMKVTGENGGEHRGIELQFAGIDPLLSEVTDDTIGTTESIVSVDLEAAGADLESPGQLTLRFYDAGDSSISIDELWLDSDEPDDDGDSIAPTAPASVESPTQSETAVEIEWSASSDDGGSGLDHYNVSVDGSIDQQVPAGTTAATIEGLDAGSSYEIGVSAVDGAGNESSQTTVTVSTAGGDDEQAPSAPANLTSTDRTDTSIDLAWDASTDEGGSGLDHYTVAVAGEQVQQVDAGTTTATVSELSPGTSYDIAVTAVDAAGNESTPATLTVATTDGDDQQAPTMPGNLSVTGSTAASIAVSWDASTDSGGSGLDHYTVFLDGSQDQQIEAGTTEATVVGLSADTTYEIGVSAVDGAGNESETVTIETTTPPGDPVAGLVVNDYDGDPAWSNHRNDLGNWCGAGSFANGGGDVEDGALVLEYDNAGWFVEQIQQDVSEYSSIVFSIAGASGGEGDHFVVGVGGNRSTFSDVADGSIGTSVADVAIDMESAGIDAGSLGELRLNFWQAGSGSGTLRIEEIRLE; this is translated from the coding sequence ATGACACACAACAATCCAGACGACGACAGTACAGCCCGACGAACGACCGAGTCGACGGAGTCACCGTCAACTGCCGGCATCGCGAGCGCGTCACGGCGGGACTTCCTGAAAGCAGCAGCGGCAGGCGGCGCGATCGCGACCGGCTTCGGCGGTGGCCTCGTCGGGAGTGCGGCCGCGGACGTCATCCCGACGCCGCCGCTGCACGTCGATGGCAACCTCATCAAGGACCCCGACGGCGCGACGGTCAACCTCCGGGGGGTCAACATGGCCGATCCCAAGCGGATCAACGTCACCGCGCCGGCCAGGGGCAAGACCGCGACGGACGTGGTCGACCTGCTGACGAACACGGACGACGACTGGCATTCCCGGGTCATCCGGATCCCGGTCCAGCCGGTCGACATCGGCGAGCACGAACCCGGTGAAGGGCCGCCGCCGGTCGCCTTCGACGAGGGCCAACTCGAGACGTATCTCGAGGAGCATCTCGACCCGGTAATCGAGCGGTGTCTCCAGCGCGGCGCGTACGCCATCATCGACTATCATCGCCACCGTGACGTCCAGTGGAACGACGACACGCTGGGCGAGGAAGTCGAGATGTTCTGGGACACCGTCGCGCCGCGGTACGCCGACCAGCCCCACGTCATGTACGAACTGTACAACGAACCGACCGAGCCGGGGATGTGGGGCGATCCGACCCAGAGCCAGAACTGGGCGGACGTCTGGCGGGACTGGAAGGCGACGGCCCAGCCGTGGGTCGACACCATCCGCGAGCACGCGCCCGACAACCTGATCCTGATCGGGTCGCCCAGCTGGTCACAGAGCCCCGAGGGGGCCCTGGTCGAGCCCTTCGACGGCGAGAACCTCGCCTACACCTTCCATATCTATCCCGGGCACAACTCGAGCCAGCAAAACGACTGGGAGGACGCCACCAACAACGGCGAGGGTGTCGCCGGCGTCTACGAGGAGTACCCGCTGTTCGTCACCGAGTGGGGCTGGGAGGAGAACGGTGGCCAGTACATCGGCGGGACGACCTCCGGCTATGGCGAGCCGTTCCTCGAATTTTTGGAGAAGAGTGACGCCATCCACTGGACAGCTTGGTGTGCCGACCCCGTCTGGCGGCCAGTCATGTTCGACCGGGCGTTCACCGAGGAGAGCTTCGAGGACAACATCGGCAACCCCTACGCGGAGGACGTGCCCGAAGACTGTGCCGACCTGCCCTGCGACTGGACGTTGCTCGGGGGCGACAGCTACATGGGCGAGACCGTCAAGAACGCCCTGATCGACTACCAGGACGCCAACCCGCCGACAGTCCCCTACGACGAGCAACCGCCGACCACCCCGTCGAACCTCACCGCCGAAAACGTCACCGAGACGACGGTCGAGCTCTCCTGGGACGGCTCGACCGACCAGGGCGAGGCGGGACTTTCCCATTACAACGTCACCGTCGACGGCCAGAAGATCACACAGGTGCCCGAAGCGACCACGGCCACGACCGTCGAGGGACTGGAATCCGATACGACAGTCACGATCGGCGTGAGCGCGGTCGATCGAGCGCGCAACGAATCCGAGACGGTGACCGTCGAGGTGACGACCGATGCCTTCGAGGACTCGACGCCGCCGTCCGTGCCGGCGAACCTCACCTCGCCGGAGAACACCTGGCAGTCGGTGGCCATTTCCTGGGACGACTCCACCGACGAAGGTGACGCCGAAACCGCGGGACTCGATGGCTACGTCGTCTACGTCGACGGCGAACTCGAACGCGAGGTCGCCGCCGAGACCACGCAAGTCCAGATCGGCGGCCTGGATTCGGACACCACCTACGAGTTCGGCGTCAGTGCGGTCGACCGTGCCGACAACGAGTCCGACATCGCGACCATCGACGTCACGACGGATCTCGCCCGCGCGGGGCCGAACGACCTGCTGATCAACGACTACGACGGCGACCCGGCCTGGCCGGATTCGAACGACCTCGGCAACTGGGTCGGCACCGGCGGCTTCGAGAGCGCAGAGGTCGTCGACGGCCGCCTCGAAATCGACTACAACGCCAGTGGCTGGTACGGCACCGGCGTCTCCCAGGACATCACCGACTACCCGACGCTGCGGATGAAGGTGACCGGCGAGAACGGCGGCGAGCACCGCGGCATCGAGTTGCAGTTTGCGGGCATCGACCCATTGCTCTCGGAGGTCACAGACGACACGATCGGGACCACCGAGTCCATCGTCTCGGTCGACCTCGAGGCGGCCGGTGCTGACCTCGAATCACCCGGCCAGCTTACCCTCCGGTTCTACGATGCCGGCGATAGCTCGATCTCGATCGACGAACTATGGCTGGACAGCGACGAACCCGATGACGACGGCGACTCGATCGCCCCGACGGCCCCCGCGAGCGTCGAGTCGCCGACCCAGTCGGAGACGGCCGTCGAGATCGAGTGGAGCGCTTCGAGCGACGACGGAGGCTCGGGACTCGATCACTACAACGTCTCCGTCGACGGAAGCATCGATCAGCAGGTGCCGGCTGGGACGACCGCCGCGACGATCGAGGGGCTCGACGCCGGGTCGAGCTACGAGATCGGTGTCTCGGCGGTCGACGGCGCCGGCAACGAGTCCAGCCAGACGACGGTGACGGTCTCGACGGCCGGTGGCGACGACGAACAGGCACCGAGTGCGCCGGCGAACCTCACCTCGACGGACCGGACCGACACATCGATCGATCTCGCATGGGACGCCTCGACCGACGAGGGTGGGTCCGGCCTAGATCACTACACCGTCGCCGTCGCCGGTGAACAGGTCCAGCAGGTTGACGCGGGGACGACCACCGCGACGGTTTCGGAGCTCTCGCCAGGAACGAGCTACGACATCGCCGTCACGGCGGTCGACGCTGCCGGCAACGAGTCCACTCCGGCGACGCTGACGGTGGCGACGACCGACGGCGACGACCAGCAAGCGCCCACGATGCCCGGGAACCTCTCGGTCACCGGATCGACCGCCGCCTCCATCGCCGTCTCCTGGGACGCCTCGACGGACAGCGGTGGGTCCGGGCTGGACCACTACACCGTCTTCCTCGACGGGAGCCAGGACCAGCAGATCGAGGCCGGCACGACGGAGGCGACAGTCGTCGGGCTCTCCGCCGACACAACCTACGAGATCGGGGTTTCGGCCGTCGACGGCGCGGGCAACGAGTCCGAGACGGTAACCATCGAAACGACGACGCCCCCGGGCGATCCGGTGGCCGGACTCGTCGTCAACGACTACGACGGCGATCCGGCGTGGTCGAACCACCGGAACGATCTGGGCAACTGGTGTGGGGCCGGCTCCTTCGCAAACGGCGGTGGCGACGTCGAAGATGGCGCACTCGTCCTCGAATACGACAACGCCGGGTGGTTCGTCGAGCAGATCCAGCAGGACGTCAGCGAGTACTCCTCGATCGTCTTCTCGATCGCCGGCGCGAGTGGCGGCGAGGGCGATCACTTCGTCGTCGGCGTCGGCGGCAATCGCTCGACGTTCAGCGACGTCGCGGACGGCTCGATCGGGACCTCGGTCGCTGACGTCGCGATCGACATGGAATCGGCCGGCATCGACGCCGGATCACTGGGTGAACTCCGCCTGAACTTCTGGCAGGCCGGCTCCGGGAGCGGGACACTTCGGATCGAGGAGATCCGACTGGAGTGA
- a CDS encoding fibronectin type III domain-containing protein, translated as MARDNHTYAGGGADRPDGRTYRPDDRRSALAASRRDVLRTIGAGALLGSIGTARVQAAPGDREFVATDGPEFTVGGEPIYFSGTNNFWVTDPYSDRSRIDDVLALCADLDQNLLRTWAFCAGEGGQCLQPEPGVFNEAALQHLDYLVAKAGEHGVRLILSLVNNWDDYGGMAQYIEWADGASEHGDFYVNEACRELYRTHVETLLTRENSITGVEYRNDPAIAMWELANEPRLEDDDTETIDDREAALTEWFADMSGFIKDFDDNHLVTTGLEGFYTRADGPNWMYGDWTGQNFIAHHEIDTIDVCSFHLYPYHWPGMGLAGQLAEDDVVSAVEWIREHAADARETLEKPALLGEFNVNVQEHDLATRNDRLRAWYDALDSQDAGAAAIWQLVLEDTEDHDGFQVYRSESGDILSGYASTIREKSGHSDGTPTADATAPSSLRIGESGDFSGTYSFDPDGSIAAYDWAFDDGATATGERVAHRFAETGSHEAELTVTDDSGATDADIESVSVEGIPEDSFLVEGAGETFHRDTKQCHFASMPASGDVAVTARVADLEPVDPETQAGVMVADDPDAPGALGAATITPGEGSELTRAYDSTVWRERAGDDRTPPIWLRVKRSGSTVSASVSPNGSDWTEIGSGDVDLPDDVHVGLFVSSNAAGELAAARFDEVDWLEDWTATDVGPVSVAGATTAGDGTTDDGDGDEDTTPPTAPGDLTVTETTDSSISLSWDAATDDGGSGLAHYDVSVDGALDQQVPAGTTTATVEALDPGTAYDIGVSAVDGAGNESGTVTVTATTGDGDDEAPTAPADLTATETTSSSVSLSWDASTDSGGSGVEQYVVAVDGETAHTVEADTTSTTVEELDAETTYELGVSAVDAAGNVSDPAVIEVATAEGDDSDEEPPENALVVNDYDGDPAWSSNRNDLGNWCGAGSFANGGGDVEDGALVLEYDNAGWFVEQLNQDVSAHSELVFVVSGASGGEGDHFVVSAGGVRSRFSDVADGSIDTDPKPIAIDMESAGIDATSPGELRLNFWQGGSGSGALRIEEIRLE; from the coding sequence ATGGCACGAGACAACCATACTTACGCCGGCGGCGGTGCAGACCGTCCCGACGGACGGACGTATCGTCCGGACGACCGACGGTCGGCACTCGCGGCGTCGCGACGGGACGTCCTCCGCACCATCGGTGCCGGGGCGCTGCTGGGCTCGATCGGGACGGCACGCGTTCAGGCAGCACCCGGGGACCGCGAATTCGTCGCCACCGACGGCCCGGAGTTCACCGTCGGCGGTGAGCCGATCTACTTCAGCGGGACGAACAACTTCTGGGTGACCGATCCCTACAGCGATCGCTCGCGGATCGACGACGTCCTCGCGCTGTGTGCGGACCTGGATCAGAATCTGCTGCGGACCTGGGCGTTCTGTGCGGGCGAGGGCGGCCAGTGTCTCCAGCCCGAACCCGGCGTGTTCAACGAGGCGGCGCTGCAGCACCTCGATTATCTCGTCGCGAAGGCCGGCGAACACGGGGTACGACTCATCCTCTCGCTGGTCAACAACTGGGACGACTACGGCGGGATGGCCCAGTACATCGAATGGGCGGACGGCGCAAGCGAGCACGGCGACTTCTACGTCAACGAGGCGTGTCGTGAACTCTACCGGACTCATGTCGAGACGCTCCTCACGCGGGAGAACTCGATCACCGGCGTCGAGTACCGCAATGACCCCGCGATCGCGATGTGGGAACTCGCCAACGAACCCCGACTGGAGGACGACGACACGGAGACCATCGACGACCGGGAGGCTGCCCTCACCGAATGGTTCGCCGACATGTCCGGGTTCATCAAGGATTTCGACGACAACCACCTGGTGACGACCGGGCTGGAGGGCTTTTACACCCGCGCGGACGGGCCAAACTGGATGTACGGTGACTGGACCGGCCAGAACTTCATCGCCCACCACGAGATCGACACGATCGACGTGTGTTCGTTCCACCTCTATCCGTACCACTGGCCCGGCATGGGACTGGCGGGCCAACTCGCCGAGGACGACGTCGTCAGTGCCGTCGAGTGGATCCGCGAGCACGCCGCCGACGCCCGCGAGACGCTCGAAAAGCCCGCGCTGCTTGGCGAGTTCAACGTCAACGTCCAGGAACACGACCTGGCGACGCGAAACGATCGGTTGCGGGCGTGGTACGACGCCCTCGACAGCCAGGACGCGGGCGCGGCGGCGATCTGGCAACTGGTGCTCGAGGACACCGAGGACCACGACGGCTTCCAGGTCTACCGGAGCGAGTCCGGTGACATCCTCTCGGGGTACGCATCGACGATCCGCGAGAAGTCCGGGCACAGCGACGGGACGCCGACGGCCGACGCGACGGCACCTTCTTCGCTCCGAATCGGCGAGTCCGGCGATTTCAGCGGCACCTACTCCTTCGACCCGGACGGCTCGATCGCCGCCTACGACTGGGCCTTCGACGACGGCGCGACGGCCACCGGCGAGCGGGTGGCCCATCGCTTCGCCGAGACCGGGTCCCACGAGGCCGAACTGACCGTTACCGACGACAGCGGCGCGACTGACGCCGACATCGAGTCGGTTTCCGTCGAAGGCATCCCGGAAGACTCGTTCCTCGTCGAGGGCGCGGGAGAGACGTTCCACCGCGACACCAAGCAGTGCCACTTCGCGTCGATGCCCGCGTCGGGCGACGTGGCGGTCACGGCCCGCGTCGCGGATCTCGAACCGGTCGATCCCGAAACCCAGGCCGGTGTGATGGTGGCCGACGATCCGGACGCGCCCGGCGCGCTCGGTGCCGCCACGATCACGCCCGGCGAGGGGAGCGAACTGACGCGGGCTTACGACTCGACGGTGTGGCGCGAGCGTGCCGGCGACGATCGCACGCCGCCGATCTGGTTGCGCGTCAAGCGGTCGGGATCGACAGTGTCGGCCTCGGTCTCGCCGAACGGCTCGGACTGGACGGAGATCGGCTCCGGCGACGTCGATCTCCCCGATGATGTCCACGTCGGGCTGTTCGTCAGCAGCAACGCCGCCGGCGAACTCGCCGCCGCGCGCTTCGACGAGGTTGATTGGCTGGAGGACTGGACGGCGACCGACGTCGGCCCCGTTTCGGTGGCCGGCGCGACGACCGCCGGCGACGGCACCACTGACGACGGTGATGGCGACGAGGACACGACGCCGCCGACGGCGCCCGGCGATCTGACAGTGACCGAGACGACGGACTCCTCGATTTCGCTCTCGTGGGACGCCGCCACCGACGACGGTGGGTCGGGCCTTGCCCACTACGATGTCTCCGTCGACGGCGCGCTCGACCAGCAGGTCCCCGCTGGCACGACGACCGCGACGGTTGAGGCCCTCGATCCCGGGACGGCCTACGACATCGGGGTGTCAGCTGTCGACGGCGCGGGCAACGAATCCGGGACCGTGACGGTGACGGCGACGACCGGGGACGGCGACGACGAGGCACCGACGGCGCCCGCCGACCTGACGGCGACCGAAACAACGAGTTCCTCGGTCTCGCTCTCTTGGGACGCCTCGACGGATTCGGGCGGCTCCGGGGTCGAGCAGTACGTCGTTGCCGTCGACGGCGAAACGGCCCACACCGTCGAGGCCGACACAACGAGTACGACCGTCGAGGAACTGGACGCCGAGACGACCTACGAGCTCGGCGTCTCGGCGGTCGACGCGGCCGGAAACGTGTCCGACCCGGCCGTCATCGAGGTGGCGACCGCCGAGGGCGACGATAGCGATGAGGAACCGCCAGAAAATGCCCTGGTCGTCAACGACTACGACGGTGATCCGGCGTGGTCCAGCAATCGCAACGACCTCGGGAACTGGTGTGGGGCCGGCTCCTTCGCAAACGGCGGTGGCGATGTCGAAGATGGCGCACTCGTCCTCGAATACGACAACGCCGGGTGGTTCGTCGAGCAACTCAACCAGGATGTCTCCGCGCACTCCGAACTGGTGTTCGTCGTCAGTGGTGCGAGTGGCGGCGAGGGCGATCACTTCGTCGTCAGCGCCGGCGGTGTCCGCTCGCGGTTCAGCGACGTGGCGGACGGGTCGATCGACACCGATCCGAAGCCGATCGCGATTGACATGGAATCGGCAGGGATCGACGCCACGTCGCCCGGGGAATTGCGTTTGAACTTCTGGCAGGGTGGGTCCGGAAGTGGGGCCCTCCGCATCGAGGAGATCAGACTGGAGTAA